From Brochothrix thermosphacta DSM 20171 = FSL F6-1036, a single genomic window includes:
- a CDS encoding CpsD/CapB family tyrosine-protein kinase, giving the protein MKRKLKQNLITFYNSKSPVSEQIKAVRTSLNFATIDQDAQVILITSPTPSSGKSVVSSNLAVSYAQQDKKVLIIDGDLRKATQHYQFKADPYRGLSSLLIGKLSIADAIQETFVPNLSVLTSGPMPPNPAELLSTNKLDTLMDEFKKSFDIIIIDTPPVINLTDAVVISRVADGIILVVRANHTQKNEVSRSVEILKTTNKKLFGTILNDAKHEVSDYYYY; this is encoded by the coding sequence ATGAAACGAAAATTAAAGCAAAATCTTATTACATTTTACAATTCAAAATCACCGGTATCTGAACAGATAAAGGCGGTGCGAACGAGTCTTAATTTTGCGACTATCGATCAAGATGCACAAGTCATTTTAATTACGTCACCGACACCTTCTTCAGGAAAATCCGTTGTCTCTTCGAATTTAGCAGTTTCTTATGCACAACAAGATAAAAAAGTTTTGATTATCGACGGTGACTTAAGAAAAGCAACGCAGCATTACCAATTTAAAGCAGATCCTTATCGCGGCTTATCTTCATTGTTAATCGGAAAACTATCGATAGCAGATGCAATTCAAGAAACGTTTGTACCCAATTTATCAGTCTTAACAAGTGGTCCGATGCCCCCCAATCCTGCTGAATTATTATCAACAAATAAACTTGATACATTAATGGATGAATTCAAAAAAAGCTTCGATATTATTATTATCGATACGCCGCCTGTCATTAATTTAACAGATGCAGTCGTTATTTCACGAGTAGCAGACGGTATCATTTTAGTGGTTCGAGCAAACCATACGCAAAAAAATGAAGTATCACGCAGTGTGGAAATTTTAAAAACAACGAATAAAAAATTATTTGGAACGATACTGAATGACGCGAAGCATGAAGTTTCTGATTACTATTATTACTAA
- a CDS encoding tyrosine-protein phosphatase, producing MIDCHSHLLPELDDGATNKYVAITMAKQAVSMGITDVIVTPHYKTAEYSVSKAEMLIALTNFKNELELNDIQLVLHAGQEVRIYGELVTDLEAGNVQTLANSRYVLIEFPSTFIPSYTKRLFYDLLVAGFVPIIAHPERNQEFRNNSDLLFELVSKGALVQITAASFIGDFGRAEKRAAIKWLKQKLVHFIASDAHNATKRSYKLQKAMKKITRLTSKEEQRRLQDNTQKIIRNEALVIDSDGIGSSQRWWYRKKRRE from the coding sequence ATGATTGATTGCCATTCGCATTTGCTACCCGAACTTGATGATGGAGCAACAAATAAATATGTTGCCATTACAATGGCAAAACAAGCAGTAAGTATGGGTATAACAGATGTTATTGTTACACCACATTATAAAACCGCAGAATATTCCGTATCGAAAGCAGAAATGTTAATCGCACTTACAAATTTTAAAAATGAGTTGGAGTTAAATGATATACAACTTGTTTTACATGCCGGACAGGAGGTTCGAATCTATGGTGAATTGGTAACTGATCTAGAAGCCGGCAATGTTCAAACATTGGCTAATAGTCGTTATGTGTTGATTGAATTTCCAAGTACATTTATTCCAAGTTATACGAAACGTCTTTTTTATGATTTATTAGTTGCGGGATTTGTGCCAATTATTGCACATCCTGAAAGGAATCAAGAGTTTAGGAATAACAGTGATTTATTATTCGAATTAGTGAGTAAAGGCGCTTTAGTACAAATAACTGCCGCAAGTTTTATTGGTGATTTTGGTCGAGCCGAAAAACGAGCTGCGATAAAATGGTTGAAGCAAAAGTTAGTTCATTTTATTGCATCGGATGCTCATAATGCAACAAAACGCAGTTATAAACTGCAAAAAGCAATGAAAAAAATTACAAGGCTAACTTCAAAAGAAGAACAACGACGTTTGCAAGATAATACGCAAAAAATTATTCGGAATGAAGCATTGGTGATAGATAGTGACGGAATCGGTTCATCACAAAGATGGTGGTATCGAAAAAAACGAAGAGAATAG
- a CDS encoding NAD-dependent epimerase/dehydratase family protein, whose protein sequence is MVEKILITGGAGFIGSHLVDLLATKGYDVYIVDNLSSGRMENVSTRENVFFIMGDIRNVDLMKSLIIKHQFDYVFNLAAVASVAESIDNPLETHKVNHEAVVHLLGLLREYNSNLKRFIFSSSAAVYGNCPELPKKETSDIRLLSPYAIDKYASEQYVLAYGRLYDLPMVAVRFFNVYGPRQNPASDYSGVLSIVKNCFEQNKQFTIYGDGRQTRDFVYVKDVIQALELVMLKNEMQHAVYNVGTGRSTSLNDIIAALSKSFEKELNITVKASRAGDIKDSLADISAITSHGYQPHYDINRGLSEYVKEELEICFK, encoded by the coding sequence ATGGTGGAAAAAATATTGATTACAGGTGGCGCAGGATTTATCGGATCACACTTGGTCGACCTTTTAGCAACAAAAGGTTATGACGTTTATATTGTAGATAATTTAAGCAGTGGTCGTATGGAGAATGTGAGTACGCGTGAAAATGTCTTTTTTATAATGGGTGATATTCGTAATGTTGATTTGATGAAATCACTTATTATCAAGCACCAATTTGATTATGTTTTTAACTTAGCGGCAGTTGCAAGTGTGGCTGAATCAATTGATAACCCACTAGAAACACATAAAGTGAATCATGAAGCAGTCGTTCATTTATTAGGTTTATTAAGAGAATATAACAGCAATCTTAAACGGTTTATTTTCTCATCATCAGCTGCAGTATATGGTAATTGTCCAGAGTTACCGAAAAAAGAGACGTCCGATATTCGTTTGTTGTCACCCTATGCAATCGATAAATATGCATCTGAGCAGTACGTTTTAGCATACGGTCGTTTATATGACTTGCCAATGGTAGCCGTTCGTTTCTTTAATGTTTATGGTCCGAGACAAAATCCAGCATCAGATTATTCAGGTGTGCTTTCAATTGTTAAAAATTGTTTTGAACAAAATAAACAGTTCACGATATATGGAGATGGTAGACAAACACGAGACTTTGTTTATGTGAAAGATGTTATTCAAGCCTTGGAGTTAGTAATGTTAAAAAATGAAATGCAGCATGCGGTCTACAATGTTGGAACAGGTCGTTCGACTAGTTTGAATGATATTATCGCCGCATTATCTAAGAGTTTTGAAAAAGAACTGAACATAACAGTAAAAGCCAGCCGTGCAGGTGATATTAAAGATTCATTGGCGGATATATCAGCGATTACGTCGCATGGTTATCAACCACATTATGATATTAATAGAGGATTAAGTGAATACGTGAAGGAGGAATTAGAAATATGTTTCAAATAG
- a CDS encoding sugar transferase encodes MFQIANRSIYNYTKKIQHLESVHTPYIKIKRFSDVSISLLLFILTAPIILIAGIAIRIESKGSMFYRQERVGFMGRPIIIIKLRSMYTDAEKNGAQWAKEEDSRVTKIGAFIRKTRIDELPQLLNVIRGDMSLIGPRPERPIFTRQFCAEDFGFERRLVVKPGLSGWAQVNGGYDITPKEKLQLDVEYIRNYGLKMDMQIFFKTIKVVFNGDGAR; translated from the coding sequence ATGTTTCAAATAGCCAATCGTAGTATTTATAACTATACTAAAAAAATTCAACATTTAGAAAGTGTACATACACCTTATATCAAAATAAAACGTTTCAGTGATGTGAGTATCAGTTTATTGCTTTTTATTCTGACAGCACCGATTATTTTAATTGCAGGGATTGCTATTCGTATAGAATCGAAAGGCAGTATGTTTTATCGACAAGAGCGTGTCGGTTTTATGGGACGTCCAATTATCATTATTAAATTGCGTTCAATGTACACTGACGCTGAAAAAAATGGTGCGCAATGGGCTAAGGAAGAGGATTCACGCGTCACAAAGATAGGGGCATTTATTCGCAAAACACGCATTGATGAATTGCCACAACTATTAAATGTTATACGAGGGGACATGAGTTTGATTGGTCCACGTCCAGAACGTCCGATATTTACGCGTCAATTTTGTGCAGAAGACTTTGGTTTTGAACGTCGTTTAGTTGTGAAGCCAGGTTTAAGTGGCTGGGCTCAGGTTAACGGTGGGTATGACATAACCCCGAAAGAAAAATTGCAGCTTGATGTAGAGTATATCCGTAACTATGGCTTAAAGATGGATATGCAAATATTTTTTAAAACAATAAAGGTGGTATTTAATGGTGATGGAGCAAGATAA
- a CDS encoding glycosyltransferase family 2 protein: protein MVMEQDKQLVSVIVPTYCRPVAIIERAIASIAAQTYERVEIILVDDNAEHPEYRENNRRAFSNRDQLVLIENEKNLGGALSRNAGIVASQGSHITFLDDDDKYLPEKIAKQLAFMQEVACDLSFANLNIVNQQEKTVDYREFSNLVDFKTDTLMKYHLQHHITGTPTFMFKREALFKIALFDDISMGQEYILMLKAIEQKLTIRYFDSCDVVAYRHDLGSISQGRNKIIGEKNMYKIKETYFDQLNTKEINYVKFRHRAVLTVAYKRNKQITKALGLALYTACSHPLVLMQSVYQFIRKIQMNRQELEK, encoded by the coding sequence ATGGTGATGGAGCAAGATAAACAGTTAGTCAGCGTTATTGTACCAACGTATTGTCGTCCAGTAGCGATTATTGAACGAGCAATTGCTTCAATCGCTGCTCAAACATATGAACGAGTTGAAATAATATTAGTGGATGATAACGCAGAACATCCGGAGTATCGTGAAAATAATCGTCGGGCATTTAGTAACAGAGATCAGCTTGTTTTAATAGAAAATGAAAAAAATCTAGGTGGTGCTTTGAGTCGCAACGCAGGAATTGTTGCGAGTCAAGGTAGCCATATTACTTTCCTCGATGATGATGATAAATATCTCCCTGAAAAAATAGCCAAACAGTTGGCATTTATGCAAGAAGTCGCATGTGATTTATCATTCGCAAATCTCAATATCGTGAATCAACAAGAAAAAACAGTGGATTATCGCGAATTTTCTAACCTCGTTGATTTTAAAACAGACACCCTCATGAAATACCATTTGCAACACCATATTACAGGCACGCCAACGTTTATGTTTAAACGGGAAGCGCTTTTTAAAATTGCGCTTTTTGATGATATCAGTATGGGGCAAGAATACATACTCATGTTGAAAGCAATCGAACAAAAATTGACGATTCGCTATTTTGATAGTTGTGATGTTGTTGCTTATCGTCATGATTTAGGTAGTATTTCACAAGGTCGTAATAAAATTATTGGTGAAAAAAACATGTATAAAATAAAAGAAACATACTTTGATCAATTGAATACAAAAGAAATTAATTATGTGAAATTTAGACACCGTGCAGTTTTAACAGTGGCTTATAAACGTAATAAACAAATAACAAAAGCATTAGGATTGGCTTTATATACCGCGTGTTCACACCCGTTGGTATTAATGCAATCTGTCTATCAATTTATAAGAAAGATTCAAATGAATCGACAGGAGTTGGAAAAATGA
- a CDS encoding nucleotide sugar dehydrogenase, producing MSVQQLIDNKAKVAVIGLGYVGMPLAVGFSAKGIAVIGYDLNETRIAAYQAGIDMTNEVGNEVIAATTVEFTADESKLQEAMFHIIAVPTPVNQDKTPNLYPVESASRTVGRQLKKGSYVVYESTVYPGVTEEVCIPLLEEASGLICGKDFFVGYSPERINPGDQENRLENIVKIVSGTDAATLETIANLYEIVVEAGVHRASSIKVAEAAKVVENSQRDINIAFMNELSKVFDRMGVNTFEVVEAMNTKWNALGFYPGLVGGHCIGVDPYYFIYEAEKLGYHSQIVLAGRQINDSMSEFVSENIIKKIIEANLLVKGAKVVILGVTFKPNTPDIRNSKIYEIVQGLLSYGVDVQLCDALANGADVQEMYGLPLQTIADIKDADCVVMGSVHDEYQKLTPEIIDTLYKQTNEQKIMIEMQSRFYNEYHANADYLYWSL from the coding sequence ATGAGTGTACAACAATTAATAGATAATAAAGCAAAAGTAGCCGTTATTGGCTTAGGATATGTGGGCATGCCCTTAGCAGTTGGTTTTTCTGCTAAAGGAATCGCTGTGATTGGTTATGATCTCAATGAAACACGTATTGCGGCCTATCAAGCAGGCATCGATATGACCAATGAAGTGGGTAATGAGGTCATTGCTGCGACAACTGTTGAATTCACGGCAGATGAAAGCAAACTGCAAGAGGCGATGTTTCATATTATCGCGGTACCAACACCAGTTAATCAAGATAAAACACCCAATCTTTACCCGGTTGAATCTGCGAGCCGTACAGTCGGTCGTCAGTTAAAAAAAGGGTCGTATGTTGTCTATGAATCAACAGTTTATCCAGGTGTCACAGAAGAAGTATGTATTCCGCTTTTGGAAGAAGCGTCGGGTTTAATTTGCGGCAAAGACTTTTTTGTCGGTTATTCTCCAGAACGTATTAATCCAGGCGATCAAGAAAATCGTTTAGAAAACATTGTGAAAATTGTATCAGGAACAGATGCTGCGACATTAGAAACAATTGCAAATCTGTATGAAATTGTTGTTGAAGCGGGTGTACACCGTGCCAGTTCGATTAAAGTAGCCGAAGCTGCTAAGGTTGTTGAAAACAGTCAACGTGATATCAATATTGCTTTCATGAATGAATTATCGAAGGTGTTTGACCGTATGGGCGTAAATACTTTTGAAGTAGTGGAAGCGATGAATACCAAATGGAATGCGTTAGGTTTTTATCCAGGGCTTGTTGGCGGTCATTGTATCGGAGTTGACCCGTATTACTTCATCTATGAAGCAGAAAAATTAGGTTATCATTCACAAATCGTCTTAGCAGGTCGCCAAATTAATGATTCAATGAGTGAATTTGTATCAGAAAATATTATCAAAAAAATCATTGAAGCTAACCTGTTAGTGAAAGGTGCCAAAGTCGTTATTTTAGGTGTAACGTTTAAACCGAACACACCAGATATTCGCAACTCGAAAATTTATGAAATCGTCCAAGGGTTGTTAAGTTATGGCGTTGATGTACAACTGTGTGATGCGTTAGCCAATGGAGCAGATGTACAAGAAATGTACGGTTTGCCATTGCAAACAATTGCTGATATTAAAGACGCGGATTGTGTTGTGATGGGCTCAGTACATGACGAGTATCAAAAATTAACCCCAGAAATTATTGACACGCTGTATAAACAAACAAATGAGCAGAAAATAATGATTGAAATGCAGAGTCGCTTTTATAATGAGTATCATGCAAATGCTGATTACTTATATTGGAGTTTATAA
- a CDS encoding glycosyltransferase produces MTTIEFLVATMNQPHLTFFEKMNINTQAVIVNQLTHKTKGSCVIPEKEAVKCISYEGKGLSKSRNIALQQATADIVVVADDDVQYVDDVVAIIDTAYQTYQEADMICFIVERTGTPTPKKFRTTSSEENYLSILKVSSVEITFKRSAIEEKGLLFNELIGAGEALYCGEESAFLYAALRAGLTVRYVPIKIGTTDMSTSTWFSSYNQQYFESKGAAFYAMTSRWYRILMIQFIIRKQKIVKGDYSYFAVLKMMSNGVKAYKKARDAK; encoded by the coding sequence ATGACAACCATTGAATTTTTAGTTGCCACAATGAATCAACCTCATTTAACTTTTTTTGAGAAAATGAACATTAATACGCAGGCAGTAATTGTAAACCAACTGACGCATAAAACTAAGGGTTCCTGTGTTATTCCTGAAAAGGAAGCGGTCAAATGTATCAGTTATGAAGGTAAAGGTCTCAGTAAAAGTCGCAATATTGCGCTACAACAAGCGACAGCAGATATTGTCGTTGTAGCTGATGATGATGTGCAGTACGTTGATGATGTTGTCGCAATCATTGACACCGCTTATCAGACTTATCAAGAGGCTGATATGATCTGTTTTATTGTAGAACGCACAGGTACACCTACACCAAAAAAATTCCGCACAACTTCTAGTGAGGAAAACTACCTCTCAATTTTAAAAGTGTCATCCGTGGAAATAACTTTTAAACGTTCAGCTATTGAGGAAAAAGGTTTGTTATTTAATGAATTAATCGGTGCGGGGGAAGCACTCTATTGTGGTGAGGAAAGTGCCTTTTTATATGCAGCTTTACGCGCAGGTTTGACCGTTCGGTATGTGCCCATAAAAATCGGAACCACAGATATGAGTACATCCACTTGGTTTAGTTCGTATAATCAACAATATTTTGAATCAAAAGGTGCCGCATTCTATGCAATGACATCGAGGTGGTACCGTATTTTAATGATACAATTCATCATCAGGAAACAAAAAATAGTCAAAGGTGACTACAGTTACTTTGCAGTCTTAAAGATGATGAGTAATGGTGTGAAGGCATATAAAAAGGCACGGGATGCCAAATAG
- a CDS encoding O-antigen ligase family protein — protein sequence MTLQDNRQWKWSEIFVLLVMLSLYFGIFNIYVGFSVKLYMIVLGIGAIFSIKTLAFDKLLFFETLMIAFFMISIFSALQFRYPAEQLRFIVVVLILLSYYFIMRGTLVRLSIKKIETMIEISGLIGISISLVYYVLGIMQVNMVFKGNGIQVLGALIDRQAPRLTGVASTDPNIFVLFVTLYFFYTFTHLNKFRNILGFILTLSAIVLTFSRGGYVGIVLGAVLLLFIGKNYGKKIKIVMGVCIIVIIAYYFQNQLPINPFEQLENRFSSIGSDGGSGRNVLWANAWHTFTQHPLLGIGINSTLSYSLDQGELLARYIHNTYLEILSELGIVGFITYFSFCIMLLYTSLKLIKHKVYFFLPVFVALFVQMFFLSVEYNEMFYLCVVLLYRYAKEYKING from the coding sequence GTGACATTACAGGATAATCGTCAATGGAAATGGTCAGAAATATTTGTATTGTTAGTGATGCTCTCACTTTATTTTGGTATTTTTAATATCTATGTGGGTTTTTCCGTTAAGTTGTACATGATAGTGTTGGGAATTGGGGCGATATTTAGTATCAAAACGCTTGCTTTTGATAAATTATTATTCTTTGAAACACTGATGATTGCCTTTTTTATGATCTCGATTTTCTCTGCACTCCAATTTAGATATCCTGCAGAACAGTTGCGTTTTATCGTTGTTGTGCTGATTTTGCTCAGCTATTACTTCATTATGCGAGGCACTCTTGTCCGCCTCTCAATAAAAAAAATTGAAACGATGATCGAAATATCTGGATTAATCGGAATTAGTATTTCATTAGTATATTATGTGTTGGGTATTATGCAGGTAAACATGGTTTTTAAAGGAAACGGTATTCAAGTCTTAGGCGCGTTAATTGACCGTCAGGCACCTCGTTTAACAGGTGTAGCAAGTACGGACCCTAATATATTTGTGTTGTTTGTGACGTTGTATTTCTTCTACACATTTACACATTTAAATAAGTTTCGTAATATTCTTGGCTTTATTTTAACTTTATCGGCCATCGTCTTAACTTTTTCACGTGGCGGATATGTCGGTATTGTCTTAGGCGCAGTGTTGTTGCTCTTTATTGGTAAAAATTATGGTAAAAAAATAAAGATCGTTATGGGTGTCTGTATAATTGTAATAATTGCGTATTACTTTCAAAACCAATTACCAATCAATCCTTTTGAACAGTTAGAAAATCGGTTTTCATCTATTGGCTCAGATGGTGGGAGTGGCCGTAACGTATTATGGGCCAATGCGTGGCACACGTTCACACAACATCCACTTTTAGGAATCGGCATCAATAGTACGCTAAGTTATTCCCTAGATCAAGGTGAGTTATTGGCACGTTATATCCATAATACTTATTTAGAGATATTGTCAGAATTAGGAATCGTAGGCTTTATTACGTATTTCTCTTTCTGTATAATGCTACTTTACACATCGCTTAAATTAATTAAGCATAAAGTGTATTTTTTCTTGCCGGTATTTGTTGCGTTGTTTGTGCAGATGTTTTTTTTATCGGTGGAGTACAATGAAATGTTTTACCTCTGTGTGGTGCTGCTCTATCGGTATGCGAAAGAATATAAAATCAATGGTTAA
- a CDS encoding flippase, whose amino-acid sequence MKIAKNFIYNTSYQILVLLLPLVTVPYIARVLGPEGVGAKSYTFSIVQYFILIAILGLDAYGIREVAKVKDNRKKLSETFKSLFILRVMTVSVAFILFCLFMYWNTEFISLFWIQSLYIVIVASDVAWLFMGLEQFKKIVIRNTITKLAGLIAIFMFVKQKEDLPLYIIILIISQVAGQVTLFPYIPKYIDRVKVSCLSVIKHLKPTLAIFITQLAMQVYLVLNRTLLGIYSTTSEVGIFDSSYKIISIALALMTSISTVMLPRISALVSEGEHATVRLFLNRTLSITLLFAVGLMFGIAGISGNFMGWFLGAGFTGAGSVLVLLTPVILFLAWGSIIGNQFLLPMNRMRGYSIAVCSGLFVNVIINVLLIPQYGAQGAAVATSISEGVVLLAMMIIVRESLDQWVWLKELTLLIIAGGVMVSALLVMNKLPIQPVGLTFLQIIVGIGIYLVILYLFKTKTLNWLLDKISVVINKRRQK is encoded by the coding sequence ATGAAAATCGCTAAAAATTTCATCTATAATACCAGTTATCAAATTTTGGTGTTGCTGTTACCGTTAGTGACTGTGCCTTATATTGCGCGTGTATTAGGACCAGAAGGAGTAGGGGCGAAAAGTTATACTTTTTCAATCGTCCAGTACTTTATTTTAATTGCAATTTTAGGTTTGGACGCTTATGGTATCAGGGAAGTTGCTAAAGTCAAAGACAATCGTAAAAAGTTGAGTGAGACGTTTAAAAGTTTATTTATATTGCGTGTAATGACCGTGAGTGTCGCCTTTATTTTATTCTGTTTATTTATGTATTGGAACACGGAATTCATCTCTCTTTTTTGGATACAATCGCTTTATATTGTTATTGTGGCTTCAGATGTCGCATGGTTATTTATGGGTTTGGAACAATTCAAAAAAATTGTTATTCGTAATACAATCACAAAATTGGCAGGATTAATCGCCATCTTTATGTTCGTCAAACAAAAAGAAGATTTACCGCTCTATATCATTATTTTAATAATTTCCCAAGTAGCAGGACAAGTGACATTATTTCCCTATATACCAAAATATATTGACCGTGTAAAAGTTTCTTGTCTCAGTGTTATCAAGCATTTGAAACCGACGTTAGCCATTTTTATTACACAATTGGCGATGCAGGTGTATCTTGTGTTAAATCGGACACTGTTGGGAATTTATAGCACCACGAGCGAAGTAGGGATTTTTGATAGTTCGTATAAAATTATCAGCATCGCACTCGCTTTGATGACGTCTATTAGTACAGTGATGTTACCTCGTATCTCTGCGCTTGTATCAGAAGGTGAGCACGCCACTGTGCGCTTGTTTTTGAACCGGACGTTGAGTATCACGTTGTTATTTGCTGTTGGACTCATGTTCGGCATCGCCGGAATATCTGGGAATTTTATGGGATGGTTTTTAGGGGCAGGTTTCACAGGCGCAGGCAGTGTTTTAGTGTTACTAACACCAGTGATTCTATTCTTAGCTTGGGGTTCAATTATCGGTAATCAATTTTTACTGCCGATGAATCGGATGAGGGGATATAGTATTGCGGTATGTTCAGGATTATTCGTCAATGTAATCATCAATGTGCTGTTGATACCACAGTACGGAGCTCAGGGAGCGGCTGTGGCAACTTCTATATCAGAAGGCGTTGTTCTGTTAGCGATGATGATTATTGTGCGTGAGAGCCTTGATCAGTGGGTTTGGTTAAAAGAGCTAACGTTACTTATCATAGCAGGCGGCGTGATGGTGAGCGCTCTGTTAGTTATGAATAAATTACCAATACAACCAGTGGGACTAACGTTTTTACAAATTATTGTGGGGATAGGGATTTATCTTGTTATACTCTATCTCTTTAAAACAAAAACATTGAACTGGTTGCTTGATAAAATAAGCGTTGTAATTAATAAAAGACGTCAGAAATAG
- a CDS encoding MFS transporter, which produces MLGVFNFAIFIPNALSFLIGPYIDKYNKRMLLIICEWGQLLPIMALTLIVFNGIENPYIICIIVATASFFGMNTYTIQDAFIPKLVSKKDLAHAQMYMSFSYNAVDYVFNALTGIMLKYLSLLYLLMIDVFALMIAIITFSKINYKEKLPKILTTEKNKTVFLGFKYIFSEKSILKLTLGGALVNFCFGGLSIYQVIIANDQNSPILYGFIMSSMAIGTLIGSTIASKIVLSKYTIGRIQVFATLFFGVTLLANALFVSSKFIIVSLAISFIFLGVTHVSNKPFYQILIPEQHLGKVFSTKASISIITMPLGSLFFGWLSLYINPNIFFILFGSSYCFIGIVYLLDSKIRDFSLNDN; this is translated from the coding sequence GTGTTAGGTGTATTTAACTTCGCTATTTTTATACCTAATGCACTTTCTTTTTTAATCGGCCCATACATCGATAAATACAATAAAAGAATGCTATTAATTATTTGTGAATGGGGACAACTATTACCTATTATGGCATTAACTCTCATTGTCTTCAATGGTATTGAAAACCCTTATATCATCTGTATCATAGTAGCGACGGCTTCCTTTTTTGGGATGAATACCTACACTATCCAAGATGCCTTTATTCCTAAATTGGTCTCAAAAAAAGATTTAGCCCATGCGCAGATGTACATGTCTTTTTCATATAATGCGGTTGATTATGTTTTCAATGCCTTAACAGGTATTATGCTGAAATATTTATCGCTATTATATTTATTAATGATTGATGTATTTGCACTCATGATTGCAATTATTACATTTTCTAAAATTAATTATAAAGAAAAACTACCAAAAATTTTAACTACTGAAAAAAACAAAACTGTTTTTTTAGGTTTTAAATACATCTTCTCAGAAAAATCAATTTTGAAACTCACACTTGGGGGTGCTCTAGTCAATTTCTGTTTTGGTGGGTTAAGCATCTACCAAGTTATAATTGCAAACGATCAGAATAGTCCGATCTTATATGGATTCATCATGTCATCAATGGCCATAGGAACCCTTATAGGCTCAACAATAGCTAGCAAAATTGTTCTTTCAAAATATACTATTGGTAGAATACAGGTATTTGCAACTTTATTTTTCGGGGTAACGTTGCTTGCTAATGCTCTGTTTGTTTCTTCGAAATTCATTATCGTTTCATTAGCGATTTCTTTTATATTTTTAGGAGTAACACATGTTTCTAATAAACCTTTTTATCAAATACTTATACCTGAACAACATTTAGGGAAAGTATTCAGTACTAAAGCAAGCATCAGCATTATAACAATGCCTCTGGGTTCACTTTTTTTCGGGTGGCTCTCACTATATATTAATCCTAATATTTTCTTTATTCTGTTTGGATCCTCTTATTGTTTCATCGGAATTGTATACTTATTAGATTCAAAAATAAGAGATTTTTCATTAAATGATAATTAA